The DNA region AGATTTAGTAGATAAACCCGTGCTTGTTGTAGGCGGTGGTGAAGTGGCAAGCCGAAAAGTAGAAGCCCTACTTAAAGCTGGAGCGGACATCACCATTGTGTCTCCAAGCCTAGTGGACTTCCTTTCAAAGTTGGCCGAAGACCATCAATTGCGTTGGGTTCAACGTTTCTATTCAAGTGACATTGTCACTAAATCCTTCATTCAAGTATGGGCAACGACCGATAATCCAGAGTTGAATCATCAAGTTTATAAAGATGCCAAAGAGCTTGGCATATTAGTTAATGTTGTCGATGACAAGCCGTACTGTGATTTTATTACGCCTTCAATGATCAATCGTGGCCGCATTCAAATTGCTATTTCAAGCGGTGGGGCGTCTCCTGTTTTAATTCGAAATATTCGAGAAAAGCTTGAAGCGATTCTTCCACAAAATATGGGATTGATGGCGGAGTTCGCTAACTCCAAACGTAATTCGATTAAAGAGGCACTACCGAGCGTCGACTTACGCCGGAAGTTTTGGGAGAGTTATTTCTCTCACCCAGAAGTAGAAAACGCTCGCGATAATCGCGAATTGGAAATCATTTATCAGCAAACCATGGCAAAACCTCTGGACGAGGAGGGAAGCTGTACTTGGATTCAAGTTGGGCAAGATGTCGAAATGCTGCCAATTAAAGCAGTCCGCTACATGCAGCAAGCCGAACTTGCCTTGTATTCGACGAAGTGCGAAGTGGACGTGATGGAATTAGTAAGAAGGGATGCGGAACGTGAACCTTTTAGAAGTGCCACCGAACTTGCTGATATGTTGACTAAAGCGAGAAAAGAAAACTTACGTGTGTGCGTGTTTGTACCTTCAGGGACGAGTGAATTCTCTTTATTGCAAGGGCAAGACCTAGTTATCTGATTATCTTGCATAAAGTTTACGGACATAAAAAACGCCGACGAATAACTCGTCGGCGTTTTCAATTCTTGGTTTCTTCAATCGACAGGTGTTAATTGAGGAACCGAATTAATCACGGAAGTTGTTGTACTGAAATGGGATACCCATATCTGCTTCACGGATCGCTGCAATCGTCGCTTGGAGATCATCACGCTTCTTACCTGTTACGCGAACTTTGTCGCCTTGGATAGAAGCTTGAACTTTAAGCTTTGCGTCTTTGATTAGCTTAACCACTTTCTTCGCGGTTGG from Vibrio hyugaensis includes:
- a CDS encoding NAD(P)-dependent oxidoreductase, encoding MRYFPLFLDLVDKPVLVVGGGEVASRKVEALLKAGADITIVSPSLVDFLSKLAEDHQLRWVQRFYSSDIVTKSFIQVWATTDNPELNHQVYKDAKELGILVNVVDDKPYCDFITPSMINRGRIQIAISSGGASPVLIRNIREKLEAILPQNMGLMAEFANSKRNSIKEALPSVDLRRKFWESYFSHPEVENARDNRELEIIYQQTMAKPLDEEGSCTWIQVGQDVEMLPIKAVRYMQQAELALYSTKCEVDVMELVRRDAEREPFRSATELADMLTKARKENLRVCVFVPSGTSEFSLLQGQDLVI